The genomic stretch GGCGGCGGCCTCGGCCAGCATCGTGTCGTAGTCCCGGTGGCCGGGCCGGGCCGCGATGCGCGGCGCGCGCTGGTTGTCCATCAGCACCACGTCGATGCCCGCCACGCGCAACCGCAGCAGTCCCTGGCGCAGGAAGCTGCGGAAGGAATCGCGGTCCATGCTGCGTAGCGCGGCGTTGGCGCCGACCTGCCAAATGACCAGTTGCGGGCGTTCGGCCACCGCATCGCGTTCCAGCCGGCCCAGCATATGCGCCGCGTCCTCCCCGCCGGCACCGCGGTTCATCACGGTCACGGCAGTGCCCGGTAGCGCCGCGCGGAGCCGCGCCTCGAGCCGCCCCGGATAGGCCCGCCACGGGAGGCTCGCCCCCGCCCCGGCAGTGGAGGACGAGCCGAGGGCGACGATCCGCACCTCCTCCCCGCCCGCGATGGCGGCAGCGAGGCGCGGTGCCGCGATCGGCACAACGGGCGCCGGCGGGCAGGCCGGTGCCTCGTCCGCGCGTGCGCAGGCCGGCAGCAAGCCGACCAGCAGCGCTGCCAGCCAGGCCCGCCAGCCGGTCACGATGCCAAGGCGGCCCTGGCCACCCGGTCGAGCCCCTGTTCCCAGCGCGGCAGCGCCACGCCAAAGGTCTGCGCCAGCCGCGTGGTG from Roseomonas fluvialis encodes the following:
- a CDS encoding SGNH/GDSL hydrolase family protein translates to MTGWRAWLAALLVGLLPACARADEAPACPPAPVVPIAAPRLAAAIAGGEEVRIVALGSSSTAGAGASLPWRAYPGRLEARLRAALPGTAVTVMNRGAGGEDAAHMLGRLERDAVAERPQLVIWQVGANAALRSMDRDSFRSFLRQGLLRLRVAGIDVVLMDNQRAPRIAARPGHRDYDTMLAEAAAGVPGVVLFSRGALMDAWAANGVPNEAFLISDNLHHNDRGYACIAEAISAALMAGLPPGTPAQRR